The following are encoded together in the Candidatus Dormiibacterota bacterium genome:
- a CDS encoding TldD/PmbA family protein — translation MIDDAVLRTTLDRALRRGGDFADVFVEQRRSTSIAMEDSRIERVQAGTEQGAGIRVVCGLSTAFAYTDELTEAGLLRAAETAAAAARGGADGASIDLRERRVGEQVVAIPPDGVDMGRKVELLRAADAAAREESAAVRQVTATYAEGIQSIIVANSDGTLARDRRTRVRAFVQAVAARGGEVQSGYEAPGRATGFELFDQPVLTDAAREAARRATLLLDAEPAPSGTMTVVIGNDFGGVLFHEASGHGLEADHIAKRASVFAGQMGQLVASPLVTAVDDGTLEGAWGTLRIDDEGIPTQRNVLIEEGVLTGYMFDRLRARQDGRPSTGNGRRQSYQHIPMPRMTNTYILPGESTVEDLIASTPHGLYAKRLGSGQVNTVTGDFVFAVTEGYLIENGRITRPVRGATIIGNGPAALRKVDMVADDCGLAPGTCGKEGQAVPVSVGQPHLRISELTVGGTRVAGVQL, via the coding sequence GTCCTGCGGACCACCCTCGACCGCGCCCTGCGCCGTGGCGGCGACTTCGCGGACGTCTTCGTCGAGCAGCGCCGGAGCACCTCCATCGCCATGGAGGACAGCCGCATCGAGCGGGTCCAGGCGGGGACCGAGCAGGGCGCCGGGATCCGCGTCGTCTGCGGGCTCAGCACCGCCTTCGCCTACACCGACGAGCTCACCGAGGCCGGGCTGCTCCGCGCCGCGGAGACCGCCGCCGCCGCGGCCAGGGGAGGGGCCGACGGCGCCTCCATCGACCTCCGCGAGCGCCGGGTCGGCGAGCAGGTGGTGGCGATCCCCCCCGACGGCGTCGACATGGGCCGCAAGGTCGAGCTGCTCCGCGCCGCCGACGCCGCCGCCCGCGAGGAGAGCGCCGCGGTGCGCCAGGTGACCGCCACCTACGCCGAGGGCATCCAGTCGATCATCGTCGCCAACAGCGACGGCACCCTCGCCCGCGATCGCCGCACCCGGGTGCGCGCCTTCGTGCAGGCGGTGGCGGCCCGCGGCGGCGAGGTCCAGAGCGGCTACGAGGCCCCCGGCCGCGCCACCGGCTTCGAGCTCTTCGACCAGCCGGTCCTCACCGACGCCGCCCGCGAGGCGGCGCGCCGCGCCACCCTGCTGCTCGACGCCGAGCCGGCGCCGTCGGGGACGATGACCGTGGTGATCGGCAACGACTTCGGCGGCGTGCTCTTCCACGAGGCCAGCGGCCACGGGCTCGAGGCCGACCACATCGCGAAGCGGGCCTCGGTGTTCGCCGGTCAGATGGGCCAGCTGGTGGCCTCGCCGCTGGTGACCGCGGTCGACGACGGCACCCTGGAGGGGGCCTGGGGCACCCTGCGGATCGACGACGAGGGCATCCCCACCCAGCGCAACGTGCTCATCGAGGAGGGGGTGCTCACCGGGTACATGTTCGACCGGCTCCGCGCCCGCCAGGACGGCCGCCCCTCCACCGGCAACGGCCGGCGGCAGTCGTACCAGCACATCCCGATGCCGCGGATGACCAACACCTACATCCTCCCCGGCGAGTCCACCGTCGAGGACCTGATCGCCTCGACCCCGCACGGCCTCTACGCCAAGCGGCTCGGCTCCGGGCAGGTGAACACGGTCACCGGCGACTTCGTCTTCGCGGTCACCGAGGGCTACCTGATCGAGAACGGGCGGATCACCCGCCCGGTGCGCGGCGCCACCATCATCGGCAACGGCCCGGCGGCGCTCCGCAAGGTCGACATGGTCGCCGACGACTGCGGCCTCGCCCCCGGCACCTGCGGCAAGGAGGGGCAGGCGGTGCCGGTGAGCGTCGGCCAGCCCCACCTGCGCATCTCCGAGCTGACCGTCGGCGGCACCCGCGTCGCCGGGGTGCAGCTGTGA